Part of the Catalinimonas alkaloidigena genome is shown below.
CTTGTCAGAGACAGTGGGCATAGGAAAAGGCTCGGTTACGCTGGAAGACTTTTATGAAGCAGAAGTGATCATGATTATGGGACAGAACCCCGGCACCAACCATCCCCGCATGCTCACTGCACTACAGAAGGCCAAGCATAATGGAGCGAAGATTATTTCTGTTAATCCACTACCTGAGACTGGCTTGATGAGTTTCAAGAACCCACAACACCCCTGGGAAATGGCGGGTAAAGGTACTGCACTTACGGATATTTTTTTACAATTAAGATTGAATGCGGATGTGCCCTTGCTCAAAGCACTCATGAAAATTCTGCTGGAAAAAGAGAAGCAAAATCCAGGGATGGTGCTGGATGAAGAATTCATCCGAACCCATACCAGCGGATACGAAGCGCTGCTGGCTGATTTGCAAAAATATGATATTGATGAACTGATCAGTCAGACCGCCATTTCCAAAGCTCAGATTGAAGAGACTGCTGAATTACTGGCTTCCAGACAAAAGATCATCATCTGCTGGGCGATGGGCCTGACCCAGCATAAAAATGGTGTGGACAATGTTCGAGAAATTGTCAATCTGCTGTTGCTTAAGGGAAGTATCGGCAAAGCCGGAGCAGGCACCTGTCCGGTAAGAGGGCATAGTAATGTACAGGGTGACCGGACTATGGGTATCTGGGAAAAGCTGAAGCCGGAATTCAGACAAAAGCTCAAAGAAGCCTTTAACTTTGAACCACCAGCCAAAGATGGTTATGATGTGATGCACTCTATGGAGGCTATGGCTAATGGTAAAGCCAAGTTTTTTATGGGAATGGGAGGTAATTTCCTGTCTGCTACACCGGATACGGAATATACTGCCAAAGGACTGCGGCAATGTAAAATGACCGTACATGTGTCTACCAAGCTGAACCGAAGCCACCTGGTGCATGGCAAGACCGCCCTCATCCTGCCCTGCCTGGGCCGTACCGAGCTGGATATGCAGGTAAGCGGCCCTCAGTTTTTGTCAGTAGAAAATTCTACTGGGGTAGTACACCAGACCCGAGGCGGCAAAGATCCGGCATCTCCCCATTTACTGAGCGAACCCAAAATTGTAGCGGAACTGGCTAAAGCTACGCTGGAGAGTAAGTCAACAGTGGACTGGGATGAGATGGTCTCCGATTATGATCATATCCGTGATGCTATAGAAAAGACCGTAGATGGATTTGATGCTTACAATATCAGAGTGCGTAACTCAGGAGGTTTCTATCTGCCCAATGGCGCCAGAGTAGGTAAGTTCAATACAGATACTGGTAAAGCCAAATTTACCGTCAATGAGAACCCTGATCATCAATTGGCAGAGGATGATTTTCTGATGATGACCATCCGAAGTCACGACCAGTACAATACGACCATTTACGGTTTGCATGACCGCTATCGGGGTATAGCGTACGATCGTAGAGTAGTATTAATGAATAAGGAAGACATACGAAAACATGGTCTGAAAAAGGAAGATAAAGTTAATCTTTATAGTTATTATGATGGGTCGGAAAGATCAGCAGAGGGTTTTCTGGTAGTGCCTTACAGCATTCCCAGGCGATGTGTGGCTACTTATTTTCCTGAAGCCAATACACTGGTTCCTCATAATCGTATGGCGCGTAAAAGCAACCAGCCTATCTCCAAGTCAGTGGTGATTAAAATAAAGAAGAGTGAATGAAGTGAGGAAAGGCCGTGGAGCTTAATTACGAGTTGCGCATTAGGCTATTGTTTTTCAGCTTGGAGGTCTTTAAGGGAGTCCTCACTGCTCCGGCATCCCGGTCGGCAGGGGCTAAGCGAAGAACTACTTTAGTTGAACAAGCTTAACTACTGCTATGACTTACGCCTTCCATCAGTCCGCGGATGTAGCCGATGGCGAATAGGGTGCCAATGGTGCTGTAGCCAGGGTGTTCGTTGCTGTCTCTGGCCATCGTAGGCACATGGTCAGGGCGTATGGGTCCTTTAAAGCCTACATCATAATAGGCCTGCATGGCACGGTACATATCGGTCTTGCCATCATCATGAAAGGTTTCTTCAAAATTATTCTTACTACCCCTCACATCTCTGAAGTGCACAAAGTGGATCTTTCCTCTTTTTCCGAAATACTCAATGGCAGCGGGAATATCTACACCTTCATCTTCTCCACCCATAGAGGCAAAGCTCCCCTGGCAGAAGGTAAGGCCGTTGCTATCACTCGGCACAATCTCTATCAAGCGTTTGAAAGCATCAACTGTGGTCATGATGCGGGGAATGCCTCTGATCATATCTATGGGCGGGTCATCAGGATGAAGGGCGAGTTTGATGCCATACTTTTCTGCCTCAGGTATTACTGCTTTAAGAAAATATTCTATGTTTTGCCACATAGCTTCGTGGGTAAACTTACCATACTCTGTCAGGGGTTCATCCTTGATATCTTCTATGTCAAAAGCACTGACCAGCGCGCCTCCGCGACTGGGGCGGTCCATCGTGGTGCGTGCCCAACTGATGACCGGCATCCAGTTATAGCAAACCGTATCTATGCCTAACTGGGAAATATTTTTCATAAAGGTGATGAAGTTTTCTATCTCTTCATCCCTGCCTTCCAGTCCTAGTTTGGTTTTATGATACAATGAAGGCGGTCCTTCTATGACCCTCAGTTGCAAACCTTCTTTCTGCCAGGCTTCTTTCACCGCTTTGATGACGCTGTACTCCCAATTAGGCTTGTCATTCATGCCAACCATGTGGGGACTGATGCCTCCTACAGCCCCCAGTACCCTCATTTGCTTGGCCAGTTCTACTTTATAGGGTTCTATGCCCCAGAAATAAGCCAGACACATCTGCATACCGGCATCCTGCACTAGCGCTGAAGTGTCTGTTAAAGATTTTCTGACTTGATGAGGTGTATTTGCTGAGGCGTTATGGATGCCACCAATAGAAAGCGCAGCCACTGAGGCGCTTTTTTTGATAAAATCTCTTCGGTTGTTGTGCATAGCAATAGGTATAGGTATGTATATAAATAAACACCTTTTGCCCGAGAGATGCAACGCCAAAGTTGCTTTACCAGCTCAGCTCAATGCTGCACATTGACTGAGATGAAAAGGGAGATAGGCATTGTACTACCTCCCAATGATTCATCTACTGGATAGTAATATCCCAGGTGATATCCACATCGGTAGTGCCATCCTCAGAGGTAGAAGTAGCAGACTTAATATCCGGTTGATGAGCGAGCGTAACTCTGAAAGTGCCGCTGGCAGCATCTCCTGTTGTCCATTGGGTTTCTAGCCCTATGGGTTGCCCGTTCTCATCCTGATCCTCATAATTGAGCGGGTCGTTGCGTTCATTACTGCCGATATTGCCATCACCGCTGGGGTCAGTGAAGAGCCCTTCGGTCCAGCTGAAGAAGAACATATGTTCACCCCCCTCTTCCCTCACCTCTTCAGTGATACTTTCGGTATCATCCGGATCAATGGCATTGAGCAAGGTCATTTCCATTGTGTAAGTGGTATTAGTAGCCAGTTCAATGTCTGTAAGTACAGGGTCATTACTTCCTTCTCCGTCGGCATCTACCCAGGTGGCAGTCACAGCATCGCCACCCCCCTCAGGTGTGAAGGTAAGTGTGACATTGGTAATAACCTCTTCTTCGTTTTCGGCAGGTGGCACATCATCATCTTCTTCGCAGGCAGTAAACAGCAAAGACACAGCCACAAGCAGCACATAGGCCGCATAGTTCATCCATTTCATAAGTGTAAATTAATTAGTAAGAAAAATTAGTGTTGAATACCAGAGTATTGCTTCTTAGCCGCATCAGCTTCTCCACTCACACCTATAGGCCTATATGATAGGCGATAGTTTTACCGGTATAATTACCATATGACTGAATAGCATAACTATTCATCCTATGACTCATGAGAAAGATAAAAGGTAAGTGGGCTAAGAAAGCAGATTGTCATACCAGGGCAGGAGGTGCACGGGGAATCAACTGAGCCGTAGCCTCTATATTAGGAATTAAGTAAGTAGCGAGTTGATAGGAATGCTCTACTGAAAAGGGCACATAGTCAAACTGCCAGAGTGCTTCGGCCATATCTTGTAGTGTCCACCACTCACACAGGCGACAAAAATCTTTGAGGGGCGCGTTATCATCCGGTGTAGAATCGTTCGGAACATTGCCTTCAATCTGTTTCAGATCATGAATAGCACTATGAGATGTGTGTCCCTGCAGATGTAAAGGGAACCAAATTAAATACATCAGCAACAGATAGACCATAAGTCCTCTGGCCAAGCTTGTTCGGAAAGTATTTAATTGGTGTATGAACATACTTTTTCAAAGTAAGGTAGACACAGTTAATAATGCAAACCTGTTGCGTAAATAAGTCAGAAAGCTCCTTGTTTGTTTGATAGAAGCGGTTGTTTACGGTATAAAATTTGAGAAAAGTAAGCTGAAGGCTATACGGATACGGACTTTAAATGATCACTTTTGTCATTTCTGGAAATATGTCGGAACTTAGTAAGGCTACATTGCATTTAGCAAACAAACAATTAACCACAAGTACACTATTGCTGGCTGATACTCCGTTAGCAAACAAAAGGTGAACTCAAAATATGGCACGATTCATATTCTTTTTGAGCTTTTTTATGGTAATAGCTTCTATAAGCAGACAAGGGTATGCCCAGACTTCTGTAGAAGAACCTGCTCCCCTGGATACTGCCGGACAGTTCATACTGGACCCCGCCACCAAAGTACCACTTACGATCAATCTGGATGCGGAAGAGGAAGAGGAGGAAGAAGAAGAAAGCGAGAAGAAGGAGAAAAAACGTAAAAGAAACGTTTATTATGATATCAAGACCAGAAAAGGATATGCGGAGGCTGGTTATGGTCAGGATGTCATTATTGAGCTTTTCCATTATCTGAAAGATTACGAAGAGCCTGACCCTTATGTACGTGATATCTATTGGTATGATACCAAACGGAATCAGATACGGTCTACTCGTAACATTCAGGAAGATAAAGCACAAATACTGCATGGACCTTATCAGAAGATGACTGAAGATGGCGAAGTGCTGGAAGAAGGTATTTTTTACAAGGGTACCAAGCATGGCCGATGGACCCGTTACAACAAGGAGTATATCTTACTAGATAAAGAAAAATATTCTAAAGGCTGGCCACGTGACTCTGAGATCACATATTATGATAAGGATGAACTGAATAAACTGAAAGAGGTAATCCCTATAGAGTACGGTCAAAGAGAGGGCTACTACTACTACTTTCATGAAAGCGGGCAGATCGCGGTAGAAGGCGAATTTCAGCAGGATAAAAAAGTAGGTCTGTGGACGGAGTATTACGACTATAAAAATCGCCTACCCAAAAAGCAAATCAAATATCCCGACGACCCTTTTGACGAAACTCTTCCTTACACCACCAAAGAGTGGACTCCTCAGGGTCAGGTAGTGTACGAACGAGATAAAAAGTAAAGTTACATGCCTGAAAAAGACGCACAGTACTGGATAGATCATCTTAACATGCAACCTCATCCCGAAGGAGGATATTATGCTGAGACCTATCGCTCGGAGGGAAAGATTCAGGAACTAGACCGATCTTACAGTACGGCTATTTACTTTCTTTTGCTGGAAGATAAGTTTTCCGCTTTTCACCGTATCCACTCCGACGAGATGTGGCATTTCTACGCAGGCAGCCCCATAGAAGTATTAGTATTGGAAAAGAACGGAGAACTTAAAACACATCGTTTGGGTGGCAAAGCTGATCAGGGAGAAACATTTCAGCTGGTAGTGCCCGGTGGTTTATGGTTCGCTTCCCGCATGGCAGATATTTCCTCTTATGGTCTGGTGGGTTGTACCGTTGCTCCCGGTTTTGACTTTCAGGACTTTGAAATGGCCAGCCGTAGCGCTCTGATTGAGCAGTTTCCCCAACATACCCAAGTCATTACTGAGCTTACTTATCCCGAATAACTGAAAGCGACGACCCTGCGCTTTTGGGAAAAACTAAGAAAAGATCGGAGTAGTAGTCCAACCATTAGTCCATATTTTGTTTCTTAAAAGTATGGAAATCCAATTTAAAAAACGTTTCTTATTCCTTTTGCTGTAATTATATGGTGAATTATCGTAGGCTGTAGTCTGACCCGTTTTTTTAATGAGGGCTTAAGTGTATTTTTGACATTGTATCTTAGTATAGATGTCAAGCCAAATATTGATTGATGAAGAAAATTATACTGTGCTTAGGGTTTATTGCTTTCTCTTTTTCTAAAATATATGCCCAGACTACTTTTCCTATTATTAAACCTCAGCAGGTAGACTTGTATGAGTATAACAAGTACAAGCTCATGCCAGACAATCAGGGGACTGAAGTTAAAAGTATGAGTGAGTTACCTAATGCTATCTTTCGCTACCGCAATAATACGATCAATGCTTCTCTCCTCAACCGCAACCTGATGGGAGCGGCTCCTTTTCAAAATGAAAGCTATCAACTCAAGCTTCCCAATATGACTGCTATGCCTGATACACTGGTGATGATGGTAGGCATACCTAATGAGGAAGGAGAAAGGATTGTAAGTGCAGTGGTCATCGGTAATCTGCGCGATCGTCTGGCTTACTTCGTGGATGCCAACCACAATTTTGACTTTTCGGATGATGGTGATTTCATGGTTTTCAACGAAAAGGAGACATTTAGTAAAGTAAGCATACAGCCCGAAGGCAGTGAGAAAAGCTGGGAATACACGATCTTTGATCTGGGGCTGGAAAAAGAATATCTTAAAGGTTTGGATATTTATCTGGTAGAACCTGCTGGTAAAACGAAGAAGCGAAGTTCGGAACCTAAGTATCAGGTGCCTATACTAAGTATGGGGTCCAGGCTAAACCTGCAAGTAGCTTTTACTACCGGTAGCGGTGATATGTATTTTGCTTACGACACACCCGATAATAAGAATAAAAAATACTCCGCAGCCATAGATGCTGTCTCCAGGTTTTCAGCGAGCCTGTCTTATGCATTTCGTAACTTGAATGTAGGCATCAACCTCGCATTAGATGCCAACCAGTTAGGAAGAGAAGAGCAGTACCTGACAGATTTTTCTGATACTGAAAAACCCCCTGAGAAAGTTACGCATTATAATATTGGTAACTGGTCCCGTACTCGCTTTATGTACGGCTTATTTGCTGAGTATGATATCCGCCTGATTCGCAATTCTTATCTTTCTCCTTACTTTCATCTATTCAAATACAATCATTTACGGAATGAAACTTTCTCAGGCTATGCCAATGAAATTAGTGAGGAATTTACTTTCAATGAAGCTTTCATCAACAGAGTTGGGCAGCAGTTTGGTGCTAAAATAAAGTTACCCATGAGTGAAAAAGTATTGGTAGTGTTGGATATAGGCTACACCAAAAACGGCTTTGACCTGAAAGAAGGCTTCATCCAGGAAGCGCATGATACAGATAATATTGCGGTAAACTATCATACGTTTAACTATGGAGTGGGCTGCCAGTTTTTACTTTTCAATAAGAAGGCAATGCTTAGCAAAGTGAGACCGGCAGAAGATGAGTATTAAAAAAAAGCATCTTCCATGTGCTGAATGTCAACTTCAGGTTTGGTAAGTATAGCAATGATGTCAAAGCGAATATTACCCTGCCAATCATTCTGATGGATATAATGGTCTGCTGCTTCAATCACCAGGGCTGCTTTTTTGCTGTCTACAAAATCTTCAGGATTACCAAATGCACTGCCTTTTCGTGTTTTGACTTCTACAAATATCAGTAGTTGTGCTTTGCGGGCAATCAGATCTACCTCCGCCCTTCGGTACCGATAGTTGCGGCTTATAATTGTAAACCCTTTCTTTTCAAGGAAGCGTGCGGCAAGTTCTTCTCCTGATTGCCCTGTATGTTGTGCTGGCGTTCTCATCCTTTTCCTGGAGATTGTTTATCGCAAAATGAAGTAGTTATTCCCAAAGTTTGAATTCATTTTCTATTTTGCCATTACATTATCACAAATTAAATTTTTTTGATATGCTACCCAAGATCAAGCCTACACAAACGCAAGCCTGGAAAAAACTCAGTGAGCATTATAAAAAGACGAAAGATGTACATATAAAAGAGCTTTTTAAAACTGACGCTGAGCGGTTTCAGCATTTTTCCACAAAGTTTGAAGACATACTGCTAGACTATTCCAAAAACCGCATGACGCAGGAAACATTGGCCTTGCTGCTGGAACTGGCAAAAGAGAGTAAGCTGAAAGAGGCTATATCGGCCATGTTTAGTGGTGAACATATCAACCAGACCGAAGATCGCGCGGTGCTGCATACGGCTTTACGTAATCAGTCGGGTAAAGCGGTGATGGTGGATGGGCAGGATGTGATGCCTGAGGTAAATGAGGTGCTGCAAAGAATGAAACAGTTCAGCGAGCAGTTGATCAGCGGAACATGGAAAGGGTATAGCGGGAAAGCCATTACTGATATTGTTAACATTGGTATTGGAGGCTCTGATCTTGGTCCGGTGATGGTGACTGAAGCTCTGAAGCATTATCAGGTGCCCAATATCAAAGCCCACTTTGTATCCAATGTGGATGGTACCCATATCGCCGAGACCCTCAAAGCACTTAATCCCGAGACTACTCTTTTCATCATTGCCTCCAAGACCTTTACCACACAGGAGACCATGACCAATGCAGAGTCGGCTAAAAGCTGGTTCTTAAAAGAAGGAGGCAATCAGGAAGCAGTTAAAAAGCATTTTATTGCCCTATCTACCAATAAAGAAAAAGTAGAAGCCTTTGGCATAGATGCTGATAATATGTTCGGCTTCTGGGACTGGGTAGGTGGGCGCTATTCCCTCTGGTCCGCTATTGGTATGCCTATAGCCTGCACTATTGGTTTTGATCGTTTTGAAGAGCTACTGGCAGGCGCCCATGCTATGGATCAGCATTTTCAGCAGGCGGATTTTGAGCAAAACATTCCGGTTATCCTGGCGCTGATCGGGATTTGGTACAACAATTTTTTCGGTGCCGAATCAGAAGCCATATTGCCTTACGACCAATACATGCACCGTTTTCCGGCTTATTTCCAGCAGGGTAATATGGAAAGTAATGGTAAATATGTGGACCGTAACGGCCAGCCGGTGGATTATCAGACCGGACCTGTCATCTGGGGCGAGCCGGGAACCAACGGCCAGCACGCTTTCTATCAGTTGATCCATCAAGGGACCAAACTGATTCCCTGCGATTTTCTGGCACCGGCGCAGACGCTGAATCCTGTGGGAGATCATCATGAGAAACTGTTGGCTAACTTCTTTGCCCAGCCTGAAGCTTTGATGAATGGCAAAACGACAGAAGAAGTGAAAGCAGAACTTGAAAAACAGGGTTTGAGTAAAGAAGAAGTAGAAAAGCTCACGCCTTACAAAGTATTTGAAGGGAATCGTCCTACCAATTCTATCCTATTTAAAAAACTCACTCCCCGTACCCTGGGCACGCTCATAGCGATGTATGAGCATAAAATCTTTGTGCAGGGAGTAATCTGGAACATTTTCAGCTTTGACCAATGGGGTGTAGAATTAGGTAAGCAACTGGCTAAAAATATCCTGCCCGAACTGGAAGACGAAAGTAAAGTAAATAGCCACGATGCTTCTACTAATGGCTTAATTAATGCTTATAAAGATATGAGAAGGTAGATTCTAAGTGTTATGGTTCTTGGTGTTATAGTTAGATATAGTGTATGCTAAAAGCTATAATACTATCGCTCCTTAATACCAAGAACCATCGCACCCTAACACTTAGAACCACGGAACCCTAACACCATAAAAAATGACCAAATTATATCCACTGAAATTCCGAACCATTTTCAAAGATAAGATCTGGGGAGGAAAAAAAATTAAAACCATCCTGGACAAAGATTTTAGTCCGCTGCCCAACTGCGGTGAGACCTGGGAAATCTCCGGTGTGGAAGGTAATATCTCTGAAGTAGCCGAGGGCGCTTTGGCAGGTAAAAACCTGAAAGAACTGATTCAGCAATACCAGGGCAAGCTGGTAGGAGAAAGAGTATATACAAAGTTCCAGGATGAATTTCCTTTATTGGTCAAGTTCATTGACGCTAATGACGACCTTTCCATACAGGTACATCCCGATGATGCACTGGCTAAGCAACGCCATAATTCATTCGGGAAAACAGAAATGTGGTACATCTTCCAGGCCGATGAAGGCTCTAAACTGATCAGCGGATTCAACCAGCCGATGAGTAAGGAAAAGTACCTGGAAGCTTTTAACTCCGGAAAGCTCACAGAGATTTTAAACCAGGAGCCGGTAAAAGCAGATGATGTTTTCTTCCTGCCTGCCGGACGTGTACATACCATTGGCAAAGGTTTACTGCTGGCAGAGATTCAGCAGACATCAGATATTACCTATCGTATTTATGACTTTGATCGTACTGACGCGCAGGGCAATAAGCGGGAGTTGCATGTGGAAGAAGCTCTGGATGCCATAGATTATCAGCATTATGATGACTACAAAACGAAATATGAACCTAAGCTGAACGAGGCAGTCAGGCTGGCGTCCTGTCCTTATTTTGAGACTTACCGTATTGAAGCAGATCAAACGATGGAAAGGAACTATCAGGGGCTGGATTCTTTTGTAATATACGTATGTATGGAAGGAGAAGCGGAGATCATCGCCGATGGTAAAGGTTATTCGGTGAAAAAAGGAGATTCTTATCTGGTGCCTGCCAGCATACAGCATACAAAACTGACGACCAGCTCAAAATTCAAGATGCTGGAGTCTTATGTACCGCAGTAAGCAAGATGAACCCTATTCAAAACAAAAAGGTAGTATTTCAACCTCTGGGCCTGATAGATTATCAGGAAGCCTGGGACTATCAGGAAAAACTTTTCGCTGACACCATTCAGCTCAAAATAGAAAACCGTAAGTTTCCTGAAGTTGAGCAGAAGGTTACGCCCAACTATTTACTTTTCTGCCAGCATCCCCATGTGTATACGCTGGGCAAAAGCGGAGATTTAGAAAACCTGCTTTTGGATGAACAAGGTTTAGCTGAGAGGCAAGTAACATTTTACAAGATCAACCGAGGAGGAGATATTACCTATCATGGGCCAGGGCAGATCGTGGCTTATCCGATTCTTGATCTGGATAATTTTTTTACTGACATCCACCGTTATCTGCGCTATCTGGAAGAAGCCGTGATCCTGACGCTGGCTGATTATGGGTTGGAAGCAGGCCGTATTGATGGACTTACTGGTGTATGGCTGGACCATGTGGAACAGGAGAACCCTCGTAAAATCTGTGCGATGGGGGTAAAGTCCAGCCGTTGGGTAACTATGCACGGTTTGGCGTTTAACGTTAACAGTGATTTGCAGTATTTTGAGTATATCGTCCCCTGTGGTATTAAAGATAAAGCAGTAACCTCCCTGGAGAAAGAACTGGGGGGCCGCCAAAATATACGGGAAGTAGAAGAAAAGCTGAAACAACATTTGTCAGATCTTTTTGAGATGGAGCTCGAGGCCGATACGTCCCGGCTATCATCCGAGGCAAAATTAGAACTATGAAGAAAGATATAGATTTTCCTAAAGTAAGAGGGGTAAGCATGGCGATCACTCGCCAAAGAAACCAGGAAACTAGAGAATACGAATACTTTGTATACCTGATCAATGATAATGCTGTAGCCTTAGAAAATGTACTAATCAACTCGGATGGATACAGTAAAGGAAAGGAAACCAAAACGTCAACCCTGCGTCATTTTGTAGAGAAAGTAGAACCGGAAACGTCTTTTAAAGTGGAAACTATTCTGCCCGATTTGTTCAGGCTCGTCAATCAGTTTTGGGTAAGTTATTATATTGATGGAGAGATGTATGATAAGAAATTTCTCTTCATGCCAGAAAGTATGCACAATGATCATTTCTCTTTCATTGAAGCAGTACAGATGGAAGGGGTCTTACATGCCTAGGCTGAAACTCCGGAACAGTACCTTCCTTTTTGATTAGCGGGTGCAGGTGTTTAGTAAGGGGCGTCCGATTTTGACAAAGTACTGAGGATGTTTCTTTAGTATCTCATTTCGTTCTGCCTGGGTTTTTGCCAGTTTATACTCTTCCATCGCCTGCTTATTAACACCATTGATATACTGTATTTCATGCCAGGAGAGATTCCAGTAGGCCAAAATGTTTTTTACATTTTGAAATAAGTTTTTTTGATTGGTATCATCCTCTTCTAAATGATTTTTGTCAATATACATATGAGAGTATGTATCATCAGGGATACTCGTGTATTCCAGGCTAACATGACGCTTAGTAGAATTCTCTTTAGTGTAGTACAATGAAATGGTGATCAGCAGTAGTGCAAACAAATAGGGGGTTATCTTTTTCATCGTTCAGCTTTTTCATTGCACATTTTATCCCTTATACCGCCCAGATAATTCTAAGTGTGCATATTAGAAGATAAAATAGCGATAATAGGTAAGAGTTCCTCTCCTTATCGTTAATAAACAGTGTTTTCACCCGAAACTTAAGGTGTTTTTCAGAGGACAACGCTCTTCTCCTGTGTCAGTTTTAGAAAAAAATATTCAGCTTCTACTCAAAAAATTAACCAGACTCATGAGTATAAGTAAAGATTAGATGCTTAAGCCGGGATCGTTTTCTGAAAAAATAATTTCCAGCAGAATTTTGATCTCTTCTGCTTTATCATAATCACCCAACTTCTCAAAAGAGACGATCAGGTTTCGAAACATGCGGCGTACGATGTCAAGGTTACTACAAGGCTGATAGAAGATATCAATAGGTTGAAGCTTTAGCTGTGCTATATAATTATCAATGTCATTCTTGCTAAAGATCAACCCCCGATTGAAGGCATTGATGTAAAACTGAGTTTCTTTTGACTTATAAGTAAGAATAAACAAGCTGGGTAAGTTTACTCCATATACCGGAAGCTTTAGCCTCTGGGCTACAAGCATATAAATTACACAGAGTGAAATAGGGTTTCCCTTCTTGGTCTCCAGCACAGTATTGATCATGGAGTTTGCCGGAGCATGAAAGTTTTTGGTATTGGCGCTGAATTTCAGCTTGCTAAAAAGTACGCTATTGAGAATCTTGACCTGATCAAAAGGGTGAACATCGGTTTTAAATTCCAGCCAGGCTTCGTAATAAATTTGTTCTAACTGCTTCTTTAAGTCTTCCAGCGTGAGGTCAGGGTATTGATAGGTGGCGATAATCCACATCCCTTCCAACATATCCTGCTTCTCGGACTTAAACCACTCTTCCAGCCTTTTCTTGAGCGCT
Proteins encoded:
- a CDS encoding transglutaminase-like domain-containing protein, whose amino-acid sequence is MDNKELKALVSLLDDEDQEVLGHVEEKIISFGDIIIPFLEEEWENSFNPNVQKRIEDIIHILQFEALKKRLEEWFKSEKQDMLEGMWIIATYQYPDLTLEDLKKQLEQIYYEAWLEFKTDVHPFDQVKILNSVLFSKLKFSANTKNFHAPANSMINTVLETKKGNPISLCVIYMLVAQRLKLPVYGVNLPSLFILTYKSKETQFYINAFNRGLIFSKNDIDNYIAQLKLQPIDIFYQPCSNLDIVRRMFRNLIVSFEKLGDYDKAEEIKILLEIIFSENDPGLSI
- a CDS encoding type I phosphomannose isomerase catalytic subunit translates to MTKLYPLKFRTIFKDKIWGGKKIKTILDKDFSPLPNCGETWEISGVEGNISEVAEGALAGKNLKELIQQYQGKLVGERVYTKFQDEFPLLVKFIDANDDLSIQVHPDDALAKQRHNSFGKTEMWYIFQADEGSKLISGFNQPMSKEKYLEAFNSGKLTEILNQEPVKADDVFFLPAGRVHTIGKGLLLAEIQQTSDITYRIYDFDRTDAQGNKRELHVEEALDAIDYQHYDDYKTKYEPKLNEAVRLASCPYFETYRIEADQTMERNYQGLDSFVIYVCMEGEAEIIADGKGYSVKKGDSYLVPASIQHTKLTTSSKFKMLESYVPQ
- the lipB gene encoding lipoyl(octanoyl) transferase LipB encodes the protein MNPIQNKKVVFQPLGLIDYQEAWDYQEKLFADTIQLKIENRKFPEVEQKVTPNYLLFCQHPHVYTLGKSGDLENLLLDEQGLAERQVTFYKINRGGDITYHGPGQIVAYPILDLDNFFTDIHRYLRYLEEAVILTLADYGLEAGRIDGLTGVWLDHVEQENPRKICAMGVKSSRWVTMHGLAFNVNSDLQYFEYIVPCGIKDKAVTSLEKELGGRQNIREVEEKLKQHLSDLFEMELEADTSRLSSEAKLEL